The window GCTGGGCGTCACCATCGTGCTGATCACCCACGAGATGGAGGTCGTCCGCACGTTGTGCGACCGGGTGGCGGTCATGGAGGACGGCCGGGTCGTCGAGAACGGCGAGGTGTACGAGGTCTTCGCGCGCCCCGGCCACCCGACCACGTCGGCGTTCGTGCGCTCCGCCCTGCACTCGGAGCCCGACGCGGCGCTCCTGGAGCGGCTCGGTGCCCGCCACCCCGGACGGCTGGTGAACGTCCCGATCGTCGACGGCGCGCCCGCCTTGGAAGGGCTCTCGGCTCTCCTGCGTGAGCACGCCGTCGATTTCACCCTCGTCCACGGCGGCGTCGGGGAGGTGCGCGGCCGCCCGCTGGGCAGCGTGACCCTGGAACTGCGCGGGTCGGCGGCAGCGGTCGATGCCGTGGCCCATGGGCTCGGCGCGCAGGCCCGTTCGAAGGCGGGTGCGCGATGAAGGCCGACTGGAGCACGTTCTGGCCGAAGGTCCTCGACGCGACCGGCGAGACGGTCTACATGGTCCTGATCACGCTGGCGCTCTCCACGGTGAGCGGGCTCGCCGTGGGCCTGGCCCTGTACGCGACGCGCAAGGGAGGCGTCCTGCCGAACCGGGTGGTGCACGCGGTGCTGGGAGCGTTCATCAACGTCATCAGGCCGGTTCCGTTCATCATCGCGATCGTCGCCCTCGCGCCGGTCACCCGGGAGGTGGTCGGCACGATGATCGGCACGAACGCGGCGATCTTCCCGATGACGGTCGTCGCGACGTTCGGGGTCGCGCGGATCGTGGAGTCCAACCTGCTCTCCGTCGAGCCCGGGGTGATCGAGGCCGCCCGGTCCATGGGCGCGAGCCCCCTGCGCATCCTGCTC of the Streptomyces sp. NBC_01426 genome contains:
- a CDS encoding methionine ABC transporter permease, which gives rise to MKADWSTFWPKVLDATGETVYMVLITLALSTVSGLAVGLALYATRKGGVLPNRVVHAVLGAFINVIRPVPFIIAIVALAPVTREVVGTMIGTNAAIFPMTVVATFGVARIVESNLLSVEPGVIEAARSMGASPLRILLTVLVPEALGPLVLGLTFMLVALIDFSAVAGTVGGGGVGNLAMTYGYLRFDTSVMVVTVLVLIVLVQSAQLLGNLLSRRVLRR